A DNA window from Nitrospira sp. contains the following coding sequences:
- a CDS encoding Lipid A export ATP-binding/permease protein MsbA (MaGe:77307390), producing the protein MILAGFLVMGVAAINLALLRLAGTLWDVITVQHDRERMTELIGLFIGLVLLQGLCSMGHSYLTTWISQRVVADFRTHLFAHLQNLAVSFFAKRRTGELLSRLMNDVTVIQSIVTETPIDTAKQLVTFIGGIGFLLAMNWRLCLLILLLLPLLVFVAKFFGRKLKSLSTSIQDQTAALSTLLEEVISGIRIVKSFVQTKREEGRFLAQIQLGLTLSLRRAAIMALFVPVISLLTFSAAAAVLWYGGTQVIDGAVTPGDLFAFVLFAGILIGPFSSAARVFAQIKEAQGATQRVFEILDAEADIRDVPNAHVLSTVKGHVRAEQVSFNYDPRTPVLSHLSFEAQPGELVAFVGPTGAGKTTLINLLHRFYDPIEGRITVDGHDLKHVTVDSWYRQVALVPQETILFGGTILDNIRYGNPDANETAVQEASKAAHAHEFISAFPDQYLTVVGEKGINLSGGQRQRIAIARAILKNPRVLLLDEATSSLDTESERLVQDALERLMEGRTTFVVAHRLSTIQRADRILVMDKGRIVEEGTHAQLLERKGLYHYLYTIRFSEQAS; encoded by the coding sequence ATGATCCTGGCTGGATTCCTTGTGATGGGAGTCGCCGCCATCAATCTGGCCCTGCTGCGCCTGGCCGGCACGCTCTGGGACGTCATTACCGTCCAGCACGACCGCGAGCGCATGACGGAATTGATCGGGCTGTTTATCGGCCTGGTCCTCCTGCAAGGCCTCTGCTCGATGGGGCACAGCTACCTGACCACCTGGATTTCCCAGCGCGTCGTCGCCGATTTCCGCACCCATCTCTTTGCGCATTTACAAAACCTCGCCGTCAGCTTTTTCGCCAAGAGACGAACGGGAGAACTACTGTCTCGGTTGATGAACGATGTCACGGTCATCCAGTCCATCGTCACCGAGACCCCCATCGACACGGCGAAACAGCTGGTTACCTTCATTGGCGGCATCGGGTTTTTGCTGGCCATGAACTGGCGCCTCTGCCTCCTCATCTTGCTCCTCCTTCCGCTCTTGGTGTTCGTCGCCAAGTTTTTTGGGCGCAAGCTAAAATCGCTCTCGACGTCGATCCAGGATCAAACCGCAGCCCTAAGCACCCTTCTGGAAGAGGTCATTTCCGGCATACGCATCGTCAAGTCATTCGTGCAAACCAAGCGGGAAGAAGGCCGGTTCTTGGCTCAAATTCAGCTTGGATTGACGCTTTCGCTCAGGCGGGCTGCCATCATGGCTCTGTTCGTTCCCGTCATCAGCCTGCTGACCTTCTCAGCCGCCGCGGCCGTGCTCTGGTACGGCGGCACCCAAGTGATCGACGGCGCCGTGACACCGGGCGACCTCTTTGCGTTCGTGCTGTTCGCCGGCATCCTGATCGGCCCCTTCAGTTCGGCCGCCCGCGTCTTCGCCCAAATCAAAGAAGCCCAGGGAGCGACCCAGCGCGTCTTTGAAATCCTCGACGCAGAAGCGGATATCCGCGACGTCCCGAATGCGCACGTCCTCTCCACCGTGAAAGGCCACGTGCGGGCCGAGCAGGTCAGCTTCAATTACGACCCTCGCACCCCGGTGCTGTCTCACCTGTCATTCGAAGCGCAACCGGGCGAACTGGTCGCCTTTGTCGGGCCGACAGGAGCCGGCAAAACCACCCTCATCAATCTGCTCCATCGTTTCTACGACCCGATCGAAGGCCGCATCACGGTAGACGGACACGATCTGAAACACGTCACGGTGGATAGTTGGTACCGGCAGGTCGCGCTCGTCCCGCAAGAAACGATTCTGTTTGGCGGAACGATTCTCGACAATATTCGATACGGTAATCCCGACGCGAACGAGACGGCCGTGCAGGAGGCGAGCAAAGCGGCGCACGCGCACGAATTCATTTCAGCCTTTCCCGATCAATACCTGACCGTGGTGGGAGAAAAAGGCATCAACCTGTCAGGCGGCCAGCGGCAACGCATTGCCATCGCCCGGGCGATTCTCAAAAATCCGCGCGTCCTGCTGCTCGACGAAGCTACCTCGTCGCTCGACACCGAGTCGGAACGGCTGGTTCAGGACGCGCTTGAACGACTGATGGAAGGGCGGACGACGTTTGTCGTCGCTCATCGACTCTCCACCATTCAACGCGCCGACCGCATCCTCGTCATGGATAAAGGACGAATCGTGGAAGAAGGCACCCATGCCCAGCTCCTTGAGCGCAAAGGGCTCTATCACTACCTCTACACCATCAGATTTTCCGAACAGGCATCGTAA
- a CDS encoding DNA polymerase IV (MaGe:77307391) gives MGTMPRIIVHFDMDAFYAAIEERDTPAFRGLPLVVGADPAQGQGRGVVSTANYQARTYGIHSATPISTAWRLSEKARRRGQPPVTFVSVDMRKYVAVSERVITIARRAIPVLEQASIDEAYGDLSSAGSFEAAAGLCRSIKAAILAEERLTASVGIGPNKLIAKIASGFHKPDGFTVVAEAEAEAFLAPLSVRAISGIGPKTETMLAVQGIRLVEDLTPLSILEMGARFGKRGLEWYDKIRAQDDSPVREYWEPKSISEQETFDEDTLDSRVLVERLSQLGAGVLASLVEEGFESCRTVALTVRFADFTTVTRAHTFPDPVRDLPVLRRELLKLLLPFLDRRENPKRQRIRLLGVRVEKLAGGYDACSENLMV, from the coding sequence ATGGGAACGATGCCGAGGATTATTGTCCATTTCGATATGGATGCGTTTTATGCCGCGATTGAGGAGCGGGATACCCCGGCGTTTCGAGGGTTGCCGCTGGTGGTGGGCGCCGATCCCGCGCAGGGGCAAGGACGTGGAGTCGTTTCGACGGCGAATTACCAAGCGCGGACCTATGGAATTCATTCCGCCACACCGATTTCCACGGCTTGGCGGCTCTCTGAAAAAGCGCGGCGAAGAGGGCAGCCGCCGGTCACGTTTGTGTCCGTCGATATGCGCAAATATGTGGCGGTCTCGGAACGGGTGATAACGATTGCCCGCCGCGCCATTCCTGTGTTGGAGCAGGCGAGTATCGATGAGGCCTATGGAGATCTCTCCAGTGCCGGGTCTTTCGAAGCGGCGGCCGGTCTGTGCCGGTCGATTAAGGCGGCGATTCTTGCCGAAGAGCGATTGACGGCGTCGGTCGGGATCGGACCCAATAAGCTGATCGCGAAGATTGCGTCAGGCTTTCACAAACCGGATGGATTTACGGTGGTGGCTGAAGCAGAGGCGGAAGCGTTTCTCGCGCCGCTCTCGGTGCGCGCGATTTCTGGAATCGGCCCTAAGACGGAAACCATGCTAGCAGTTCAGGGGATCCGGCTGGTCGAGGATTTGACGCCGCTCAGTATTCTTGAGATGGGCGCGCGATTCGGGAAGCGCGGACTTGAGTGGTACGACAAGATTCGCGCGCAGGACGATTCACCGGTGAGGGAGTATTGGGAACCGAAGTCGATCAGCGAGCAAGAGACGTTCGATGAGGATACATTGGACTCGCGGGTTCTGGTGGAGCGGCTGTCGCAGTTAGGCGCGGGCGTGTTGGCGAGTCTCGTGGAGGAAGGATTTGAGTCCTGCCGGACAGTGGCACTCACGGTGCGGTTTGCTGATTTTACGACGGTCACCAGAGCGCATACCTTTCCAGACCCGGTGCGGGACCTGCCGGTCTTGCGCCGCGAACTACTCAAGCTATTGCTGCCGTTTCTCGATCGGCGGGAGAATCCGAAGCGCCAGCGGATTCGGCTCTTGGGTGTGCGGGTGGAAAAACTCGCAGGCGGTTACGATGCCTGTTCGGAAAATCTGATGGTGTAG
- a CDS encoding Putative Multidrug efflux transporter (Evidence 3 : Putative function from multiple computational evidences; MaGe:77307392): MTLSNISIRRPVFALVLSLLLILFGVLSFMRLAVREYPDIKPPIVSVRTVYLGASASVIETDVTTPLEDTLSGIQGLRTMTSASREEDSVVTLEFDLGRDLDGATNDVRDRLSLIRPLLPPGIQEPNVMKAAADNTEVLWMAVSSDRHSELELSEIADRLIKTQLVMVSGVSAAYLDGERRYAMRVWLDPDRLAARGLTVQDVEEAIRNQNATIPVGRVESTQVEFGVSLKGALHRPEEFESLIVAYREGYPVRLQDVARVELGAEDTRKLGRFNGRPALGISVSRQSKSNSLAVARAVKAQLPDIVRGLPEGMTLTIAWDSTVPIERSLREVYWALGISLLLVVLVIYIFLGSVRATVVPAVAIPASIIGTCTVLAVTGCSLNVLTLLGLVLAVGLVVDDAIIVLENIHRRIADGMAPMQAAVEGTSEIAFAVIATTVSLTTVFIPIAFLNGLVGKLFAELAITVAAAVLLSGFVALTLTPMMCSRLLRAGPAPSFAHRLTGRASGWLVDGYRRLLRASANARGLVLIVGIGMSAASFTLLLHLPSELAPLEDTGLFSGFVIAPQGATLRYTDGYAKELEAMIAAVPEVATVYTVVGRGQNPTIVNRAASWVSLQDWDLRSRSQQEVVADLNQRLGRLTGVKAYLLNPPPIDEWSENTPVQFVIGGMEYAELQQAAERLTAILSRHPGFVSPDMNLTLNTPHIVVDAHRDKAADLGVPVATIGRTLETLLSGRPVTSFTKNGRQYKVIVKVDDRYRERPSDIGGLYVRGTAGDLTQLANVVSVREEPAPESLNHVNRMRAVTVSAGLADGFTLGQALAYLDDAAKEVLRPTMRASYAGESKTFVESNTNLYVTFALALAVIFLVLSAQFESFQHPFTILLAVPPAVSGALLALAATQGTLTIYSQIGLIILIGLVTKNAILIVEFANQLRERGMAAGDAVIESAVLRLRPILMTTSATILGALPLALATGAGAAGRRQIGVVLIGGLVVSTIMTLFLVPAAYAMLSGASRKSAEPASQSS, from the coding sequence ATGACCCTGTCGAATATCTCCATTCGCCGGCCGGTGTTTGCACTGGTCCTCTCCCTGCTGCTCATCCTGTTCGGCGTGCTGAGCTTCATGCGCCTCGCCGTTCGTGAATATCCCGACATCAAGCCGCCCATTGTGTCCGTGCGGACCGTGTATCTTGGCGCCAGCGCGTCGGTGATCGAGACGGATGTCACGACGCCGCTTGAGGATACGCTCAGCGGGATTCAAGGGTTGCGGACGATGACGTCCGCCAGCCGCGAAGAAGACTCGGTTGTGACGCTCGAGTTCGACTTGGGGCGCGATTTGGACGGCGCCACCAACGATGTTCGAGACCGCCTGTCGTTGATCCGGCCGTTGCTGCCGCCGGGCATTCAGGAGCCGAATGTGATGAAAGCGGCGGCGGATAATACCGAAGTGCTGTGGATGGCTGTTTCGAGCGACCGCCATTCTGAATTGGAACTGTCCGAAATCGCGGACCGGCTTATCAAGACTCAACTGGTCATGGTGTCCGGAGTATCGGCGGCCTATCTTGACGGTGAGCGGCGGTATGCGATGCGGGTATGGCTGGATCCCGACCGGCTTGCCGCGCGCGGCCTGACCGTTCAGGACGTCGAAGAAGCCATCCGCAACCAAAACGCCACGATTCCGGTGGGGCGGGTCGAGAGCACGCAGGTTGAATTCGGCGTGTCGCTCAAAGGCGCGTTGCACAGGCCCGAGGAGTTCGAGTCGCTGATTGTGGCTTATCGTGAGGGCTACCCGGTTCGATTGCAGGATGTGGCGCGAGTCGAACTCGGCGCGGAGGATACGCGCAAGCTGGGGCGGTTCAATGGCCGTCCGGCGCTGGGCATCTCGGTGTCGCGGCAATCCAAATCCAATAGTCTTGCCGTGGCGCGCGCGGTCAAAGCGCAATTGCCGGATATCGTCAGAGGATTGCCGGAGGGCATGACCCTGACGATTGCCTGGGACAGCACAGTGCCGATCGAGCGGTCGCTGCGCGAAGTGTACTGGGCCTTGGGGATTTCGCTGCTCTTGGTCGTGCTGGTCATTTATATTTTTCTCGGCAGCGTTCGGGCCACGGTGGTGCCGGCCGTGGCGATCCCGGCGTCGATTATCGGCACCTGCACGGTTTTGGCGGTCACGGGCTGCTCGCTCAATGTGCTGACATTGTTGGGACTGGTGCTGGCCGTGGGGCTGGTGGTCGATGACGCGATCATTGTGCTGGAAAATATCCACCGGCGCATTGCCGATGGAATGGCGCCGATGCAAGCCGCCGTCGAGGGCACCAGCGAAATTGCGTTTGCGGTGATTGCCACGACCGTGTCGCTCACGACGGTCTTCATTCCGATTGCGTTCCTGAACGGGTTGGTTGGAAAACTGTTTGCCGAACTGGCGATCACCGTGGCTGCCGCGGTGTTGCTGTCGGGCTTTGTCGCGTTGACGCTGACGCCCATGATGTGCAGCCGGCTGCTGCGCGCGGGCCCTGCGCCGTCGTTCGCGCATCGGCTGACTGGCCGGGCATCTGGCTGGCTGGTGGACGGATACCGCCGCCTCTTGAGAGCGTCCGCCAACGCCCGGGGGCTCGTGTTGATCGTGGGGATTGGCATGAGCGCCGCCAGTTTCACGCTGTTGCTGCACCTGCCCTCCGAGCTGGCGCCGCTGGAAGACACCGGCTTGTTTTCTGGGTTTGTGATCGCGCCGCAAGGCGCGACGCTTCGATATACCGACGGGTATGCCAAAGAACTGGAAGCGATGATTGCCGCCGTTCCGGAAGTGGCGACGGTGTACACGGTTGTCGGACGCGGCCAAAACCCGACTATCGTCAATCGCGCGGCAAGCTGGGTGTCTCTGCAGGATTGGGATCTTCGGTCCAGAAGCCAGCAAGAGGTGGTGGCGGATCTGAATCAACGGCTCGGGCGGCTGACCGGCGTGAAGGCCTATCTGCTGAATCCGCCGCCCATCGATGAGTGGTCGGAGAATACGCCGGTGCAATTCGTGATTGGAGGCATGGAGTACGCGGAGTTGCAGCAGGCCGCCGAACGGTTGACGGCGATCTTGTCGCGGCATCCCGGTTTTGTCAGCCCGGACATGAATCTGACGCTCAATACGCCGCACATCGTGGTCGATGCGCATCGCGACAAGGCGGCCGACCTGGGTGTGCCGGTTGCCACGATTGGCCGCACACTGGAAACCCTCTTGAGCGGACGGCCAGTCACCAGCTTCACCAAGAACGGCCGGCAATACAAGGTGATCGTCAAGGTCGACGACCGGTACCGGGAGCGCCCCTCCGATATCGGCGGGTTGTATGTTCGGGGCACCGCGGGCGATTTAACGCAATTGGCCAATGTGGTGTCGGTCCGGGAAGAGCCGGCGCCGGAATCGCTGAACCATGTCAATCGCATGCGCGCCGTCACCGTCAGCGCCGGGCTGGCCGACGGATTTACGCTCGGACAGGCGCTGGCCTATCTCGACGACGCGGCGAAGGAGGTGTTGCGGCCCACGATGCGCGCGTCCTATGCCGGCGAATCGAAAACATTTGTCGAGAGCAATACCAATCTCTACGTAACCTTTGCGCTGGCGCTGGCGGTGATCTTTTTGGTGCTCTCCGCCCAATTCGAGAGTTTTCAGCATCCCTTTACGATTCTGCTGGCGGTGCCTCCGGCGGTTTCCGGCGCCTTGCTGGCGCTGGCGGCGACGCAGGGGACGCTCACGATTTACAGCCAGATCGGGTTGATCATTTTGATCGGTCTGGTGACGAAGAACGCGATCTTGATCGTGGAATTCGCCAATCAGCTTCGGGAGCGCGGCATGGCGGCGGGCGATGCCGTGATCGAGTCGGCGGTCTTGCGGCTTCGTCCGATTCTGATGACGACCTCCGCGACGATTCTCGGGGCGCTGCCGCTGGCGTTGGCAACTGGCGCTGGGGCTGCCGGGCGCCGCCAGATTGGCGTCGTTCTGATCGGCGGGCTGGTGGTGTCCACGATCATGACCTTGTTTCTCGTCCCAGCGGCCTATGCGATGCTCTCCGGGGCCAGTCGAAAATCGGCGGAGCCTGCCTCGCAGTCCAGCTAG
- a CDS encoding Putative Multidrug efflux transporter, membrane fusion protein (Evidence 3 : Putative function from multiple computational evidences; MaGe:77307393), translated as MGMKKILLMALGVLLAGLLAVKWWGQAASQPVAREEPPDQPALVETSDVSVGPITESIQAVGTLQAVASIVVRPEMAGIVRRIDFADGQLVESGAPLIELDQEELQAQVHQAVAQEKIAEVTYERLKRLAGQQTTIVPAQQVDEARLALQAATANRVLHATRLKKSVIRAPFAGTAGLRRVSVGDYVQPGQDLVNLEDLRTLHVDFKVPEVWLSQLVDRQRLSVTTDAFPRASFEGHITAIDPRVDAVNRTVAVRALVPNPQNTLRPGLFATVRVTLREEPHALLIPEEALFLLRDKTMVFRVAEQTVRLTEVAAGPRERGLVQVRRGLNEGDRVVRTGTHKLQDGMRVALK; from the coding sequence ATGGGTATGAAGAAGATTCTGTTGATGGCGTTGGGCGTGTTGCTGGCTGGCCTGCTGGCGGTGAAGTGGTGGGGGCAGGCGGCGAGTCAGCCAGTGGCGCGCGAGGAGCCGCCCGATCAGCCTGCGCTGGTGGAAACGTCGGATGTCTCGGTTGGACCTATCACGGAGTCGATTCAAGCGGTTGGGACGTTGCAGGCGGTCGCGTCGATTGTTGTCAGGCCTGAGATGGCTGGAATAGTCCGCCGAATCGACTTCGCCGATGGACAGCTCGTCGAGAGCGGCGCGCCGCTCATTGAGCTGGATCAAGAGGAGCTTCAGGCGCAAGTCCATCAAGCGGTCGCGCAGGAGAAGATCGCGGAGGTCACCTACGAGCGGCTCAAGCGGCTGGCCGGCCAGCAGACGACCATTGTGCCGGCGCAGCAGGTGGATGAGGCGAGGCTGGCGCTCCAGGCCGCCACGGCGAACCGTGTGCTCCACGCGACCCGGTTGAAGAAGAGCGTGATCCGGGCCCCGTTTGCCGGCACCGCCGGTCTTCGCCGGGTCTCGGTCGGCGATTATGTGCAGCCCGGCCAGGACCTCGTCAATCTTGAGGATTTGCGCACTCTGCATGTGGATTTCAAAGTGCCGGAAGTGTGGCTGAGCCAGCTGGTCGACCGGCAGCGGCTGAGCGTGACGACCGATGCGTTTCCCCGCGCGTCGTTTGAGGGGCATATCACGGCCATCGATCCGCGCGTTGATGCCGTAAACCGGACGGTCGCCGTTCGCGCCCTAGTGCCAAATCCGCAGAACACTCTTCGTCCAGGCCTCTTCGCGACCGTGCGGGTTACGCTGAGGGAAGAGCCGCATGCGTTGCTGATTCCCGAAGAAGCGCTGTTCCTCCTGCGCGACAAAACCATGGTGTTTCGTGTGGCGGAGCAGACCGTTCGTTTGACGGAAGTGGCTGCGGGGCCGCGCGAACGCGGCTTGGTGCAGGTGCGGCGCGGCTTGAACGAGGGCGATCGCGTGGTTCGAACCGGCACGCACAAGTTGCAGGATGGCATGCGTGTCGCGCTCAAGTAA
- a CDS encoding exported protein of unknown function (Evidence 5 : Unknown function; MaGe:77307394), protein MNRMNRIVVAMALVLAACAEGRWAQVGKTEAQVAEDWDVCKQEVLSGQEHAKDTLAGGVNLSGCMQSKGYRYREAGASIESAASAEPRSTEPGRRAAPPPPGSFPMGPSPRGRY, encoded by the coding sequence ATGAATAGGATGAATAGGATCGTGGTGGCCATGGCACTCGTCTTGGCTGCCTGCGCCGAGGGCCGGTGGGCGCAGGTGGGCAAGACCGAGGCGCAGGTTGCGGAGGATTGGGACGTCTGTAAGCAAGAGGTCTTGTCTGGGCAGGAGCATGCGAAAGACACGCTGGCTGGCGGCGTCAATTTGAGCGGATGCATGCAGTCGAAAGGGTACCGATATCGTGAGGCCGGAGCGTCCATCGAATCGGCCGCTTCTGCCGAGCCCCGCTCCACTGAGCCAGGGCGCAGGGCCGCGCCGCCTCCGCCCGGGTCGTTCCCGATGGGCCCCTCCCCGCGCGGGCGCTATTGA
- a CDS encoding Ferrichrome-iron receptor (MaGe:77307395), producing the protein MHEFRITNGWERIVNQTRSRRQYTKLMTAGTAVLLLCAAAPPAHAQPQERVSPSGAVRIAQADAMVFDIAPQPLRSALTAFAEQSGWQLFYSAQMAEGLESPGVSGVLAPDAALAQILTGTRLTVAVTAPRTVTLVEAAAPPVRSHESPQPSVSDAPIQAPPPPVAKQKVIKLPETVVKETRLRDDTTSYVAEEANTATRTDTPIKNVPQSIQVVTRKVIEEQRALRLEDVLGNISGFNMGSSGQNLWDTFMIRGFLANESSYFRNGLLDQAARYYASDTYNVRRVEVLKGPASVLYGQGDPGGIVNIVTNRPLPHAAYSTTTTLGNFNLYRSELDATGPLNAGKTLLYRLNVAGQRADSYVDFVNRDLAAVAPSLTWLMDSRTTLTIEGDYLRRWGKDPNDLPAQGTVLGNVHGHIPRNRFTGQPNDSFRAQVYRIGYDLTHQLNDHWSFRNTYRQSIATEDQNRQVTFGLALDADQRTLNRGQVFQPLMGRFHAHSMVTNLVGHVRALDMDHTLLTGVELRQDKTDQYMVRFNSAPPLDLFAPVYPSASPNTGADTIFLRDVKAAAFYLQDQITIVPSLTFVGGLRFDFVHQSVQTDQGSTASDDQAVSPRLGLVYSPIEPLSFYTSWTKGFTPNSPNSRNGNGALFKPERSTQYEIGVKAALPDNRLSATLAWFHLTRDNLTTPDPTLALANLGFQVQTGAQRSQGIELDVTAQVTPGWNVIASYAYTDAEVTQDNNLALLHRRLANVPYNRFTLWSTYYMQEGILKGFGVGGGVYASSSRTASLFGEPVDMPAYARADAALYYTRALEPGSWIGAKSLRCSLNIQNLLDHRYVRGSSFGSASAFFYGEPLTVMGTVGLAF; encoded by the coding sequence ATGCACGAGTTCCGAATAACAAACGGATGGGAGAGAATTGTGAATCAGACAAGATCTCGCAGGCAGTATACGAAGTTGATGACGGCCGGGACCGCAGTGTTGCTGTTGTGTGCCGCAGCGCCGCCCGCGCATGCGCAGCCTCAAGAACGCGTTTCCCCTTCAGGCGCAGTTCGAATCGCTCAAGCCGATGCGATGGTGTTCGACATTGCGCCGCAGCCCTTGCGCAGTGCGTTGACCGCGTTCGCCGAGCAAAGCGGGTGGCAATTGTTCTATAGCGCGCAGATGGCCGAGGGGCTGGAGAGTCCGGGCGTCTCAGGGGTGCTCGCGCCGGACGCCGCGCTGGCGCAGATCCTCACGGGCACGCGGCTGACGGTTGCCGTGACCGCGCCGCGTACGGTCACCCTCGTGGAGGCGGCCGCCCCGCCGGTACGGTCGCACGAAAGCCCTCAGCCCTCTGTGTCAGACGCGCCCATCCAGGCGCCGCCCCCGCCCGTGGCCAAGCAGAAGGTGATCAAATTGCCGGAGACTGTGGTGAAGGAGACGCGGCTGCGGGACGACACGACGAGCTATGTGGCGGAGGAGGCCAACACGGCCACGCGCACCGATACGCCCATCAAGAATGTGCCGCAATCGATTCAAGTGGTGACGCGCAAGGTCATTGAAGAGCAGCGTGCCCTTCGGTTGGAGGACGTCTTGGGCAATATCTCCGGTTTCAACATGGGGAGTTCAGGCCAGAACTTGTGGGATACCTTCATGATTCGCGGATTTTTGGCCAACGAAAGCAGCTATTTTCGCAACGGCTTGCTCGATCAGGCGGCCCGATACTATGCGTCGGATACCTACAATGTGCGGCGGGTCGAGGTGCTGAAGGGGCCTGCCTCAGTATTGTATGGGCAGGGCGATCCCGGCGGCATTGTCAATATCGTGACCAACCGGCCGCTGCCTCATGCCGCCTATTCCACCACGACCACCCTCGGCAACTTCAATCTCTATCGGTCCGAACTCGATGCCACCGGACCGCTGAACGCCGGCAAGACGCTGCTCTATCGCCTGAATGTGGCCGGTCAGCGAGCCGATAGCTACGTGGATTTTGTCAACCGCGATCTCGCGGCCGTCGCCCCGAGCCTCACCTGGCTCATGGATTCACGAACCACTCTAACCATTGAGGGTGATTACCTCCGCCGGTGGGGCAAGGATCCCAATGACCTGCCGGCTCAGGGGACGGTCTTGGGAAATGTGCACGGGCACATTCCGCGCAATCGATTCACCGGACAGCCCAATGATAGCTTCAGGGCTCAGGTCTATCGCATCGGATACGATCTGACGCATCAATTGAATGACCACTGGTCTTTCCGCAACACCTATCGGCAGTCGATTGCGACGGAGGATCAGAACCGGCAGGTGACTTTTGGCCTCGCACTGGATGCCGATCAACGCACGCTGAATCGAGGCCAGGTCTTTCAGCCATTGATGGGCCGCTTTCATGCCCATTCCATGGTCACGAATCTCGTGGGGCATGTGCGCGCGCTCGACATGGACCATACCCTGCTGACGGGCGTTGAGCTGCGGCAGGACAAAACTGATCAGTACATGGTTCGGTTCAACAGCGCACCGCCGCTGGATCTCTTTGCCCCGGTCTATCCGTCCGCGTCGCCGAATACTGGAGCGGATACGATCTTCCTGCGCGATGTCAAGGCGGCCGCATTCTACCTGCAGGATCAGATCACGATTGTGCCGAGCCTTACATTCGTGGGAGGCCTGCGCTTCGACTTTGTACACCAGTCCGTTCAAACCGATCAGGGCAGCACCGCATCGGACGACCAGGCGGTCAGCCCCAGGCTGGGGCTGGTCTATTCACCCATAGAGCCGCTCTCGTTCTATACCTCGTGGACGAAGGGCTTCACGCCCAACTCCCCGAATTCCCGCAACGGCAATGGAGCGCTCTTTAAGCCGGAACGATCGACGCAATATGAAATCGGCGTGAAGGCGGCCTTGCCGGACAACCGCCTCTCCGCCACCCTCGCCTGGTTTCACCTGACGAGAGACAATCTGACTACCCCAGATCCCACCCTCGCGCTGGCCAATCTTGGGTTTCAGGTGCAAACAGGCGCGCAACGGAGCCAAGGCATCGAGCTGGACGTGACGGCGCAGGTGACGCCAGGGTGGAACGTCATTGCGAGCTACGCCTACACCGATGCCGAAGTAACACAGGATAACAATCTGGCCCTGCTCCACCGGCGCCTGGCCAACGTGCCCTATAATCGATTCACCCTCTGGTCCACTTATTATATGCAGGAGGGGATACTGAAAGGATTTGGCGTGGGCGGCGGCGTCTATGCCTCTAGCAGCCGCACGGCCTCGCTCTTTGGCGAGCCGGTTGATATGCCGGCCTATGCCAGAGCCGACGCCGCGCTCTATTACACCCGGGCGCTAGAGCCAGGCAGCTGGATCGGAGCCAAGAGCCTGCGCTGTTCGCTCAATATACAAAACTTGCTCGATCACCGATATGTGCGGGGCTCGAGTTTTGGGTCAGCCTCAGCCTTCTTCTATGGCGAGCCGCTGACGGTGATGGGGACGGTGGGGCTGGCGTTCTGA